The DNA sequence CATAAGATTTGAGTGTCTCCGCTCCCACTGAAAGGGACACCAGAGGCTCATCTAAGTCCTGAGTTAACTGATACAAAGATGGTTCCGAAGTGGCAATATTCATATTATTAAGAGCAATTATATTGCTGATCAAACAAAAGGAAGAAATACAGATACTGATAAATATTTAGGTTTAGACTAGGAAAATAATTTCAATAAGATGAGCCAACAATAATCAACAACTATTACAGACAAGTGCTTAAAGTGGCAACTACTGAACGAGCTAAAGCTGCTAGATGATAGCCACCTTCTAATCCAAACAGAGGATATTTGGTAATATTTAACACATATTCTGTGAGTATTTGGTAATCTTCAGGCTGTAGCATGATCCCAGCTAAGGGGTCACTATCATTGGCGTCATAACCTGCGCTGACAATTAGCAAATCTGGTTGCCAATTGTTAAAAAATGGCATAACTTCTTGTTCAAATAAGCGTTGATAATCGGCGATCGCACTGCCTGTCTTGAGGGGAAGATTGAGGATGTTCTGATATTCGCCACTAATGGCTTTTTCTGTACCTGTACCTGGATAGCAAGGATGTTGATGCAGCGAACAATAAGCAATATTGGGGTTATCTCTAACGATCGCCTCAGTGCCGTTACCATGATGGACATCCCAGTCTAAAATACCGACTCGTTGAATTTGCGGTTTGCTTAAAGCATAATGAGCAGCGATCGCCGCATTAGAAAATAGACAAAAACCCATTGCTGTATCCCTGGTAGCATGATGTCCTGGAGGACGTGCCAGCACAAAAGCAGGCTGCTGATTTAAAACCCGATCGACTCCATCTAACCAAGCACTCACCGCTAATAGAGCCACATCATAACTTCTTGCCGATATTGGTGTATCCCCGTCTAAATATCCCCCACCCTGTTCAGCAACTCGTTGAATTCGTTGAATATGTTCTAGGGTATGAATTTGCTGGACATAAGCTAGTACATTTCGCGAGTTAACTGGAGTAGGCAATCGCCATTCAAGCCGATCTTCCCATTCAACCGCTTTTAAAGCCTCAGCGATCGCTGTTAGTCGTTTTGCTTTTTCTGGATGTCCATAACCTGTGTCGTGTTCTAGAAATTCTGGAGAGTAAATCACCGAAATCATCGCTGTTTTAAGTTCAAGACTAGGGGTATCTTGTTTTAACCTTAAATAGTTTTTCCAACTTGCGATCGCAATATCACAATTTATTTACACTGTTTAGACAAAGTAAGTAGGTGGGTGTAATTAAATTGGAAATGAGGTTAGGGAGTAACAAGTAACGAGTAACGAGTAACGAGTAACAAGTAACAAATAGCTCTAAGGGTAAGGGTTTGATAACGAAGTGTATCCTTTAGGATAAATTATTTTGCCTACCTACTTATAGCCAGACGTAAAAACGTTAGAACATTTTGCAATGACTCTACTACCTACTACCTATATGCGAAGCGGTATCTCCAACTATGCGACTTGTGCCGCTTAGTTCGGTAGACAAGTCCTTTAGGACTACCCACTACCTACTACCTACTACCTACTAATTTTCTTTCCTTTGAGCAAATCTGAGTTTAGCCGATCGCGATCGCGGATTAGCTCTTTGTTCATCTCTGTCTGCGGTAATGGGTTTTTTGGTGATTACCTCTAATAGTTCGCTGTTACGAAAGCAGTGTTTGACGATCCGATCTTCGAGGCTATGGAAACTAATAATTCCAATTTTACCGCCTGGTTTCAGCCAATTCGGAGCTTGGGCAATAAATTTCTCTAACGACTTTAATTCTTGATTGACCTCAATTCTTAACGCCTGAAACGTACGAGTAGCAGGATGTATCCTCCCATGACGATACTTGCCTGGAACAGTGCTGGCGATCGCCTCAGCTAATTCGGTGGTAGTTTGGAAAGGGCGTTGCTGGACAATTTTTTTAGCAATGCGACGAGAGAATCTTTCCTCGCCATATTCATAGATCAGATCTGCGAGGGATACTTCTTTCCAGTGATTCACAATCTCGGCTGCGGTAGTTCTTTGAGAGCGATCCATGCGCATATCTAGAGGAGCAGTATTACGAAAACTAAAGCCTCGTTCAGCCAGATCTAGCTGAGGGGAACTTACACCTAAATCAGCAATAATACCGTCAAATAAAATATCTTTTGGTTGATAATCTGCAAAGTTACCCTGCCAAAATTCTAGCTGCTGAGGATAATAATTAGCTAGTCTTGCTTTAACTGCGGCGATCGCCGTTTCGTCTCGATCGATGGCGATTAGCTGGATTTGTTGACCCTGATTGAGAATTAACTCACTATGTCCCCCTCCTCCTGCCGTAGCATCCAAATATTTTCCTGCTGGCAAAATATCTAATCCAGCAATTAATTCGCGACTCAGCACAGAAAGGTGCTTAAATGTGGCTAGTTTCTGTGCATCCACAGTATTTGTCTCCTGAAAATCTTAATTAAGATTTTATAACCTAAGTTGTGCCAGATGCTAACTTAATTAGAATTTGCGGGTACAATAAACAGTGTGTAGGATGATCGAGCTTTGCTTAATTGTCTCTACTTCATATATATCAACTATAACTTAGCTGAATTTATCAGATTCACACATGGAAGTCAGCCAGCGCTCAGGGCCAGTAGACGAACCTCCTGGTCATAGGTGGGCAGGAATTTTAGGAACAAGCGTGGCAATTGTCACCCTCACTCTTCCTTTGATCATGATTGCCTCCTATTCACCGTCGGGAAGTAATGCGCAACCCGTTCCTCAGTTAACATATCAAACTCAAGTTAGAGCGAACCCAATGGAATAAAGAAGAATTACCACGCTACAGGTTCTTTATTTATTAAAGCGTTGGGCAAAATTGAATACGCATCTATTCAGCTGAGAATAAAGACTCAATCCTGAATAGGATCGGGCAGCTTAAATTAGAATAGCTAACTTTTAGCTGTGATACAAGATAGCTGTTTTCTCAGGCAAAAAACATTTAAAATACCTAATGTTTGCGTGAGAGAAATAACTATGAATAAAATTACACAGCACAGACTAGTTTTAGCGAGTATATTTCTAATTACGCTGCTATTGAGCGCCAGAACATCCTGGGCAAAACCAAATGTCAACCAAATGCTGGCATTACATCGTCACGACTATCCGACTCCTACAGCGATCGCTTTAATCGAACCGCAAGTTCCTGTAACTACCGAATCAGTCGAATATGTCACTATAGACGGACAGGCAATCAAAGGTTATTATGCCTATCCTCAAAATATGACCAAGCCTCTGCCTGGAATCTTAGCTATTCATGAATGGTGGGGATTAAATGAAAATATCGAAGCAATGGCTCGTCGCTTGGCAGGGGAAGGTTATCAAGTGCTAGCAGTAGATTTGTATCAGGGACAAATAGCCGATACTCCCGAACAAGCTAGTCAATTAGTTAAAGAGGTAGCCAATAATCCCTTTGGTGCTGAAGCAAATATTGCTAAAGCCTATGACTATTTAGTAAGCAAGAAAAAAGCTACTTCTGTAGCTTCGATTGGCTGGTGTTTTGGCGGTAGTTGGTCTCTAGAAACTGCTTTATTATTTCCCCAAGAATTAGATGCTGCGGTGATTTACTATGGTGGAGAGGTGGGAGAAAAAACGGCTGAGGAACTCAGTACCCTAGAAATGCCCATTTTAGGCATCTTTGGCGCGGAAGATAGCTCTATTCCTCTAGAAACAGTAGACCAATTGCGATCGACTCTCAAAAAGCTAGATAAAAAGGCAGAGATTCTAGTGTATGAAAATGCAGGACACGCTTTTGCCAATCCCTCTGGTCAAAACTATGTTCCAGAAGCAGCCGAAAAAGCCTGGAATAAAACCACTAAGTTTCTAAGTCAGTATCTAAACTAATTTACTTGGTTACGATCATTATTAATTCTTCAACGCAGAGAGGTCTAATGCCTCAAAATCTTGCAGAAACTCCAGTAAACGAGTTGCAATACTGTCTACTCCTTGTGGTGCGTTAGATTCAATATTTAGCGGTATAACTGGATCGTGTAGGGAAAGGCGCAATAAAAACCAGCCATCTTCTGTGGGAGAATTACAGGATATTCTAACTCCTTCGTAGTTGTTGGGTACCACTGTCCAATCAGATTGGGAACTAGCAAACTCCTGAAGTTGGGCAATTACTCGATCGCCATAGGCTTGAAAATCCTCAGCCTTAATCTTTAAGCGAAATTCTTCACTTGTCACTGGCTCTTTTAAATCGGTAATTAAATCTGTTAATAATTTTCCCTGCTGCTTAGTTTTAGCTAGTTCAACCAGTAGCTTAGTGGCCAAATATGCTCCATCATCGAGGAAATAATTCTCTTTCATTGCCCCATGTCCAGAAGTTTCGATCGCCAGCCAGGATTCAACTCCAGAATCATTTAAGCGAATTGACTCTTCAATGACATTTTTATAACCACGTTTAAAACGATGATGCTTACCCCCCAAATGCTCGATAAACTGGGTTAAACCATCAGAAGTAATCGAATCCGTAACTACAGTAGAGCCTGGATATTGCTGTAAAACGATCGCTGAAATTAAAGCAATCAGCCGATTACGATTTAGCTCATTTCCCTGGTGATCTACGGCAGCCACGCGATCGACATCCGTATCAAAAATAATGCCAAAATCAGCTTGATGATGAACTACCGCTTGGCAAATTGATGTCATCGCCTCTTGATTTTCAGGGTTAGGAATATGATTGGGAAACATGCCGTCAGGATCGAGAAATTGACTCCCTGTAATATCCGCACCTAGAGGTTGCAACACTTTGTCAGCATAAAACCCTCCTGCACCATTGCCAGCATCAACGACTATTTTCAAGCCAGTTAAAGGTTGCTCAAAATGATCGGGATGGTTAACCCCTTGACGTACCGTATCGACTAATCTAGCTGCATAGATGGAGATAAAGTCTCGACTGCTAATTTTTCCCTGATTAACGTTGCTCAGAAAGTTTCCTGTAGCTGCAATATTTAAAGCAATATTGAGAATCTCAGTAATATCAGACTTACCCAAACCTCCTTGAGGAGTAAAAAACTTCAGACCATTACGGTTAAAAGGTAGATGGCTAGCGGTTAACATAATTGCCCCATCACAGTTAAATCCTGGGGTTACCGTACTCATAAACATGGCGGGAGTGGAAGCAAGGTCGAAATTATAAACTTGACAACCTGCGATCGCAATTCCCTCAATCACAGCTTGGCTTAAGCTTTCCCCCGAAAGGCGACTATCCCTACCAATAGCAATAGTTAAATCTGTAGCGGGTTGATTACCTTGTTGCGTGAGCCACTGGACAAAAGCATTACCGAGGATTTTCACCACTTCAGGAGTTAAATTAACCGCTTCATCAGCAACCCCTGCTAAAGCCACGCCACGGATATCCGAGCCATTTTGTAACTTTTGCCAATCAATAGTATTAATCGTTTGCATAGTTAAAACCAAATTTATGATGGGTAGTTAAATTTTGCCCAGAGAGATTCACGCGCCAACACCATATATTAGTAGATATAGATCGCTAAAAATCCTGATTGAGATTAAAAAATAATTATGCCTCTAATTAAAATTCAGTCCTCTGTCTCCCCATCCGAAGCCACGGTCAAAAGCTTATTAACTAGCTTATCTAGTAGTTTGGCAAAACATCTGAGTAAACCAGAATCTTACGTCATGACTGCTTTTGAAAGTGATGCGACCATGACCTTTGGTGGCACATTTGAACCTGCCTGTTATGTAGAAATTAAAAGTATTGGCAGTATGAGTCCAGACCAAACTAAGGCAATGAGTCAAGATTTTTGTGGTCAAATTAGCGATCAATTAGCTATTCCTGTTAACCGCATTTATCTTGAATTTGCCGATGCCAAGGGTTATATGTGGGGTTGGAATGAGTCCACTTTTGGTTAATATCTGGAGTTTAGGCTAAAAACACTCGTTAGCATACAATTGAGCCATTTTGAACTAGCTCAATTACAAAATTAAACCCAAAAAATAAAGTCTAAACAATCACTTTTTTCGCTGATTGGCGATCGCATTTAATGTAACTTTTTCTCCTTCGGTAATGTTATCAGGGAGCTTAATTTCAGGTGTTGAATTATGGATAGAGAAGAATTGCTCAAAAGATATGCTGCTGGGGAAAGAGATTTTACTGGGGTTGACTTGAGTGGAGCTAACTTGATGGAAGTCGCTTTGGAAGATATTATCTTTGAAAATGCTATCCTGCGAGGCACTAAATTCAAATGGTCTCTTCTGGATAGAGCTATTTTCAGGAACGCCAACCTGGAAAATGCCAATTTTATGCTTGCCCACCTCGAAGGGGCTGATTTTCGTGGAGCTAATCTCAGAAACTGTATTATTGTCGAAACTACTTTGATTCGAGCCAACTTCAAGGGAGCTATTGGTGCTGGATATGTCCCTGCTGGTGGATATACCTACAAAACTATTCTGCCCGACGGAAGTATTGATACCTGTAGCGATCCTGGAAGAGACCGAGCTATCGCCGAGGGAAGAACTGGTTTCTGGGACAGTGAGTAGTGAAGCTTGTGGACTACTAGGGAGATCGCCGATCTCGTAGGTTGGGTAGAGCAAAGCGAAACCCAACAACAGATAGACAAAGCGCTCGTGGACTGATGGAATACCGTCGCTCAAGATCTCCAGGAAGCACTTATTTTTTACTCTTGTGACTCATAATCGTCGTCCTCTTCTGTGCTAACCAGAAAACAATAATTTGTTACGAGATTCATTAATTGGTGCGAAGTAAGTTTTTGTTGGGTTTCGCGGACTCTACCCAACCTACTAGCGCGTCCACTTTAATTTGTTGGGTTAAAATAATCAAAATCCGTAGAGTGGGCATTGCCCACCCTACTTAAATGAACCCAGTACTTTAGCCTAGACGCGCTACTACAAGGTCAGCGATCACACTGTTATGCTTGCTTCGGCTAGTTGTCCTTGAGGGAGGTCGGTGATTTGGAAATCGACATCTAGCGATGTTTGTGATTTGAGTAAGTCTGACCAGATCTTGGTTGCGCTATTATTTAGTTCATCAATTATTTGAGGAGTTGAATTATGGATAGAGAAGAATTGCTCAGAAGGTATGCTGCTGGCGAAAGAGATTTTACTAGTGCCAATCTGCGACGTGTCGAGTTGCAATATGTCAGTTTGAGTGGAATTAATCTCAGTGGAGTCGATTTGTCTGAAGCTCGTTTGTTTCGTATCGATCTGAGAGGGGCTAATTTGTGTGGAGCCAATCTGGCTGATACCATCATTGAAGATGTCGATCTGAGAGGGGCTAATTTATGTGGAGCCAATCTGGATGGCACTCAAATTAGAAGATCCTCCATGGAAAAAGCCAACTTCGAGAATGCTATTTTTGTAAGAACTGGAATGGACGACTCTCGGATCGATGAAGCTAATCTTAGAGGTGTTATATTCGGCGAAACGTTTTTCACTAGATGTGTTTTCGGTGATGCTATTGTAGATATCAACGAACTTCGTGGTTGTTATTTGACCCAAACTAGTTTGCCCGATGGCGAAATCGTTACTAATGTCATCCAAGATTAAGCTAGAGCGATCTCCGATCTTGTAGGTTGGGTAGAGTCCGCGAAACCCAACAAATATCAATAATATCAACTTATTCCATACCAATAAGAAAATCAAAAACCAAAGGAGAACTTCCCCAGTCAGGATCGTAAACACCACGCTGCACATAACGATGAAAACTGGAATATTGCCAATCTTTAGGGGACAAAACCAACCCATGCTTTACAGGGTTGTAATGAATATAATCCACTTGACATCCTCACCGGGGTAAACCCACGGTGATTCCCAAACCTCACGATTTGAGTTTCTGTTTCATAGCAACTGCCTCTACCCGCAAGGAGTTTTATGGTCTTACGTTCGCTCCACAGACTATTCCCGCTAGCCCAGCGGTTCTTACGTGTCGATAGTTACAAAGAAATATCTATGTGTTTTGTTGATTCCAAGGTTGTCTCCATTGCCCCGTCCTCTTTTCCCGGTCTACCGATTTTGCTGCGCCGCCAGCACAGGGCTGAACTTCGCTCGTGTAGGCTGTCTGATCCATCGTCACGGGTGGGTCGTTGACCAATGCTATTATACCAAAAATCAATCTAAAGCCGTCCTTTTAGGACGGGGTTTCTACCCAAATTTCTGATGACGGTTAAAATCCTGCTCATCTCGGATTAAATGTTCTCAAAAACGCCTTTGCCAGATTGCCTTTTCCTGTTTGCTTTGTCTCGAAGCCGAAAGTTGTCCTTGATATTGGAGATCGCATCGACGGCTAAACCAACTTTTAATCAAACGCCAACGAGTTGAAAAATCTGCATCCTCTGGTGGTAACGTCCATAAACAATGAAGATGATCGGGTAAAATTACAATGGCATCAATTGTAAAAGGGTGTTTTGTGATTACTCTTTTGAATGAATCTCGTAACAAATTAATGTTTTCTGGTTGGCACAGAATAGGACGACGATTATGAGTAACAAGAGTAAAGAAATAGCTACTTCCTGGGGATCTTGAGCGACGATATTCCATGATAGCCTTGGATGTTTGCCGTTGGGTTTCGCTTCGCTCTACCCAACCTACACTGATGTCCTACCACGATCAATTTTAAAATATAGCAATACTAGACAATGTTAGGACGTTTTTTTACTACTACCTACTACCTACTACCTACGAGCCGATCACCCTAATTGCCCTAAGCTAATTTTGTACGGCTATACCCACCCTGCCGCGTATTAATCAAGCGATCGCTTTTATAGATTAATTAAATTTCATCCCAGCCGCCAACGCCAGAAGACATGACGTAACTAGTAACTCCAGCCTCAAAGAAGTTAGCTTTCGTGTGACCTTCTTTTTTGGTGTCGGAAAATCTTTCTAGGTGTCGATAAGGACTCTTCTTATATTGTTCATCATTGTATAGAGGCTCTAAACCAATGGAACGCAGACGCATATTTGCCATATACTTCGTATAATGTGCGGTACTACTTTCGGTAATACCCAATACACTGTCACCAACAATATGATTTGTCCACAGGCATTCATGCTGCACTGCGGTATCAAACATTTCATAAATTTGCTCGAGAGAGTGAGGGAATAGCTGCATCGCTTCTGGTAGAAGTTTTTGATAGAGTCGAACATGAGAAAGTTCATCGCGGTTGATCATCTTGAAGATATCCGCGCTACCTGGCATCAGCATCCGCGAGGCTAGATTATAGAAGTAGATAAAACCGTTATAAAAATAAATGCCTTCGAGTAAGTAATCTGCCAGCAAAGAGACGAAGTAGTTTTCGGGAGTCGGATTATCTATATACTTTTGATAAATTGAAGCGATAAACTCACAACGGTCTGAAAGTATTTTATCAGTACGCCAAAACTCATAAACACTGCTACGGCGATCGCCTGGAATTACAGTTTCGATAATATACTGATAACTTTGGTTATGCATTCCTTCTTGGGAAATTTGTTCTGCCATACAGACGCTGACTTCTGGTGCAGTAACGCAGCTTTTGATATGAGGAATGTTGCAGGTTTGTACTGAATCTAAGAAGGTTAAATAGCTCAAAATGCCATCGTAGGCACGACGTTCTTCTTTAGTTAAATTCCAATAATCGGTAACATCTTGAGTCAAGTCCAGCTTTTGAGGAATCCAAAAGTTTTCGCGCATCTGCTGATATAAACCAGTCGCCCAAGAATAACGTACATCGTTAAGCTGCATTAGGTTAGTAGTATTGCCAAACCAGATCGAACGGTTCTCTACGCGATCGTCTCCCCCTGGATTAAAAATGGGGTTAGCTGACATAGTGTTTCGAGGAGGAGAAGGGAGAAGCTCTGGCACCTCCTCAAGATGTTCGTGCTGAGATAAAAATGAAGTCATAAAAGTTTTTGATTTATTATTTAAATAATGCGCTACATACGGTGCTATAGCATAACAAATATTCGCTTAAGAACACTAGTGTATCTAAACGCAAAATTATTGATTAAAAATCAAAAGTAGTACGTAATGCTCCTACATAAAGTGTGTCATTATTGCTGTTATTTTCTGGATTAAAAATCGTCCAGAAACTTGGGGTTACTGAGATATTATCGTTGACCCGCAAGCGATAAAACGCTTCGATATGGTAGGCATTATTATTTTCTTTACGCACATCACTAGAATTTACGTGTGGTGGCACACCAACCAGAATTCCTGGTAAATTACCTTCACCTCCAAAATCAGGAAAAGAAAGACCAACTGCGCCATACCAACTCTGAGCATTATCACCCTGGTTGACAAAAAAAGAATCTGTTTCACCTATTCCGTTATCAAGATTACTCAAATTAGAGTTTTCAGCATTTGCCCAAGTATATCCACCCCAAGCATGAATTTGAAATTGCTCGGAAAACTGGTAAAATCCTTGGGTGGCAATAATATGATTGGAAGTGGCAATGTTATCCCCAAAGGGAGATATAGCCAGAATACTCCCCGTACCACCAGTCAGATTAACTTCCCCACCAGGACTATAACCATGAGAGTAAGCAAGCCCAATACCACCTTGCTCGCCTAGATAGACTAAATGAGCCAAGGCGTTGTAACCACCATTAAATAAACCATTGCTTTGATTGGGAGAATCGGCATTATTTGCCAAGTAACCGAGGGTTAAAGTTAAATCGTCAGTCATTTCCCAGTTAGTAGCTGCGCCACCGCCTCCCCGACGAAACAGAGGATTATACGACCCAAATAGCGAGGGAACTCCATTACCGTCATCGGCGATCAGTGCTGGGGTAACAGTGGCGGTAATATCGGTGTAGCCAATACCGACTGGGCCAACTACGAAGGAAAGAGAATCACTGACAGGAAAATAGTAACGGACATGGGGAATAATAAGATTATTATCGGTATCATTGTCGAAATTCAGACGTGACATGCCTGTACCCGTGGCGGTAGCAATTTGACTGTTGCCCTCAGCATCAAAAAAGTTACCAAATTCCAAACGAACTCGTAACAAATCTTTGCCTGTAAAGCTACTTTCAAAATTAAGACGACCACGATTGGCTAAATAAACTTCCGAGCGATCGCTATCTTGCCCTACACTATTACCAAAGCTATCGCTGACGGCAGTAATAATTTGAGCATTTAGTTTGGTAGTAGTTGTAAACTGTTGTACCTCTAAGGTTGATGTGCGTGTCTCCAACTCATCAACTCTTCCACCTAGGGTTGCTAGTTCGGCGGCAAAATCTGTCTGTAATCTTTGCAATACCGACAAGTCTTCTCCCTCGACTCGATTGCTGGTGCTGGTGGCAATTAACTGATTAATTTGGTTAAGACAGGCATTTAAACTGGCAGCAAACTCATAACGACTCAAAGTGCGATCGCCACGATAGGTAGAATCAGGATAACCTGCAATACAGCCATAGCGTTCGGTCAATGATTGTAAAGCCTGATATGCCCAGTCAGTCGGTCTTACATCAGATAGTTGAGAAACTGAAGGGACTTGTGCAACCAGAGTCGAATTATTATTATCACTCAAAGATTCTGCCGAGGCTAACGAAGATATGAATAATAAAATAGGGAAACTAAAGAATAAACTTTTTAGCATTAGGTTTAAATATTAGGATGCGAAAGAACAAGCCAGTAACCTTTGCAAAAGTAATTAGGTAAGGTAGGGACGTTTCGCGACGAGAAGTAGAGAGCTAGTCCTTTAGGGGAAACGCCCTTACATTAATTACATATCCTCCAATTCAATACCTTTGGTTTCCTTAATAAAAAAGAGAACGAAAAATAAGGAAATAGCGGCTGCAATTGTATAAAGACCGTAGGCAGCACCCAAGCCAAAATATTCCAATATGGGCGGAAAAGTAGTGGAAATAGCGAAATTGGCTATCCACTGAGCGCATGCAGCAACTGAAAGAGCAGCACCACGAATTTTGTTATTAAACATTTCTCCTAACAATACCCAGACCACTGGTCCCCAGGAAAATCCAAAACAAAATACATAGAGGTTGGCTGCTACCAAGGCAACAACACCTGGTGTTCCAGTTAAAGTAGGATTTCCCGCAGCATCTAAAGCAGCATTACCAAAAACATATGCCATCGTACCTAGGGTAATGGTCATACCGATCGAACCTAGAACTAGCAAAGGTTTACGACCAAATTTATCGACAAAGGCGATCGCAATTAAGGTAGTCACAATATTCACGGCGGCCGTAATTACCGTAATTGTTAGGGAATCTGCTTCGGAAAAACCGACTGCACGCCATAAAATGCTGCTGTAGTAGAAGATGACATTAATACCAACAAATTGCTGAAGTACGGATAAGCCGATACCGAACCAAACTATGGGCAGGAGTCCGCCACTTCTTGTCACAAGGTCGGAAAGCTTAGGTGGACGTTCTCGTAAAACTGTCTGCCGAATTTCCTTGACTTTTTGTCTAACGTCACCGCCCAAAATTTTGCCCAGAACTTTAATTGCTTCTTGTTCTTTTCCTTGGGCAACCAAGTATCGTGGTGATTCAGGAATCATAAA is a window from the Pleurocapsa minor HA4230-MV1 genome containing:
- a CDS encoding sugar porter family MFS transporter, giving the protein MSHISSRRKSNTLYVILIAGVAALGGFLFGFDTAVINGAVAALTTDFNANSVYIGLAVSLALLGSAFGAFYAGSVADRYGRVKAMIAASVLFTISAIGSGVAFGIWDFTFWRLLGGIAVGAASVIAPAYIAECSPTHLRGRLGSLQQLAIVIGIFIALLCDYFIAVSAGSAESPFLFGIAAWRWMFWTEIPPAVLYGMAAFMIPESPRYLVAQGKEQEAIKVLGKILGGDVRQKVKEIRQTVLRERPPKLSDLVTRSGGLLPIVWFGIGLSVLQQFVGINVIFYYSSILWRAVGFSEADSLTITVITAAVNIVTTLIAIAFVDKFGRKPLLVLGSIGMTITLGTMAYVFGNAALDAAGNPTLTGTPGVVALVAANLYVFCFGFSWGPVVWVLLGEMFNNKIRGAALSVAACAQWIANFAISTTFPPILEYFGLGAAYGLYTIAAAISLFFVLFFIKETKGIELEDM